One genomic segment of Oncorhynchus kisutch isolate 150728-3 linkage group LG15, Okis_V2, whole genome shotgun sequence includes these proteins:
- the rab30 gene encoding ras-related protein Rab-30: protein MSMEDYDYLFKIVLIGNAGVGKTCLVRRFTQGLFPPGQGATIGVDFMIKTVEIKGEKVKLQIWDTAGQERFRSITQSYYRSANALILTYDITCEDSFRCLPEWLREIEQYANTTVVTILVGNKIDLVEKREVMRQRAEEFANSQSMLYLETSAKESDNVEKLFLDLACELIRDAKQNTLDNNDTANAMPGEGKTISYLGCCSTN, encoded by the exons ATGAGCATGGAAGATTATGACTACCTGTTCAAAATTGTACTAATAGGAAATGCTGGTGTTGGGAAAACCTGCCTAGTCCGACGCTTCACTCAG GGCCTTTTCCCCCCTGGACAAGGGGCTACCATAGGAGTTGACTTCATGATCAAGACTGTGGAGATCAAAGGGGAAAAAGTAAAG CTGCAGATCTGGGACACAGCAGGCCAGGAGCGTTTCCGTTCCATCACCCAGAGTTACTACCGGAGTGCCAACGCACTCATCCTCACCTATGACATCACGTGTGAGGACTCCTTCCGGTGCCTTCCAGAATGGCTGAGGGAGATTGAGCAGTATGCCAACACCACCGTGGTCACTATTTTAGTCG GCAATAAGATCGACCTAGTGGAGAAGAGGGAAGTCATGAGGCAGAGAGCTGAAGAGTTTGCGAACTCCCAGAGCATGCTTTATCTGGAGACGTCCGCGAAGGAGTCTGATAACGTGGAGAAGCTCTTTCTGGATCTGGCCTGCGAGCTGATCCGCGATGCCAAACAGAACACGCTGGACAACAATGACACAGCTAACGCTATGCCAGGAGAGGGGAAAACCATCAGCTACCTAGGTTGCTGCAGCACTAACTAG